Sequence from the Seonamhaeicola sp. ML3 genome:
GAACCCCAAATTTATAAAGCACCTCCCAGGAGGTGCTTTTAAAATTAACAGATAATATGTTAAAAACTAGTTGAAAAGCTTTTTTTAAAATTTATCTAAAAGAAATAAGTTAAAAGTAAATTTGAGTATTAAATTAAAACATAAGTAGAGTTTTAAAAGCAAAAAAAAAGGGACATTTGAAATATCCCTCTTGATTTTATTTTTTTACAAATTTGGTTTGGACCCCTTTATTGTAAAAATACAGAAGTGAGATTAACTCATCTCCTATTTTGTTCTTCAAACGTACAAAATTAGCCTCTTCTGACCAAGTTAAATATTTCTGTGATTTAATTAAAACCTGAAAACAGTTGTAAAATAAGAATTTATGACCCTTATTTTTTATCAACCGATTTTAGGGTTATTAACAATTAGAGCGAAAATATCTTACAAAAGCTCTATAAAATATTTAAAAAATGACAAAAGAAATTAAAATTTCTATAAATCAGTTTGCGGATTTTTCTAAAGCAAGCGATTCTAAAAAAAGAACAATTATAAAGCAACAAAAAAATCCTAATAAATTTTTGGTTTCATGGTATCAATTAAGCAAATCTAGAATAAAAAAGTCAATAGAAAACAATGGTGATTTAGATCCAATTATAAAAGGGATAGAGGAATTAAAAGGTAGAATTCCTAAAAAACCGAGACAAGTCCTAGACCGAATAGTTTCAATTGAAGCATTACAGAGATATATACATATAAAACTTCCTGATATGCTGAAAACGATTCCTTATGAAACTATAAAAAAAGTGGAATCGAAATCTGTTTATATCAATGGCGTAGAAATCATTGTATCACCAGATGTAATTATTAGGATAAAGGTAAACGGAAAAACTTATTTAGGAGCTGTAAAAATACATGTTTCGAAAAGTAATATCTTTGATAATATTCAATCTCGATATATATCAGTATTGATAAAAAAATATTTAGAAGAAGTTGTTGCTAAAGATGGAGATAAGGTTCTAGATGATCTTTGTCTATCCATAGATATATTTGGAGAAAGGATAATTTCTGCTCCAAATAATATATCTAAAGCGATTACAGAGATTAATGTAATCTGTAATGAAGTAAAATCCTTTTGGAATGCAGCTTAAAATTAAAAAAGCACCTCTGTTGAGGTGCTTTTTTTTAATTATGAGATAAAATTCTAGTCTAAAATTTTATTCTCTGCCAATGTGGTATCCTCATCTGCCATTAATGCAAAAAACTTATCAATGTTAGGAAGAATCACTATACGTGTTCTACGGTTTCTAGCTCTGTTTTTCCAAGTTTTATTATCTGTTATCGGTTGGTAACTGCTTCTTCCTGCAGCAATCAACTGTTCTGGAGCTACTTTAAATCTGTGTTGCAACCTTCTTACAACCGAGGTAGCTCTTAAAACACTTAAATCCCAGTTATCTGTAATTTTTTCGGTATGGATTCCTCTAGAATCTGTATGGCCTTCAACCATAACATCTAAACTTGGTTCAGACTTTATAACATCGGCTAATTTTGCTAAAATTCTATCTGCTTTAGAACTTACTACATAGCTACCACTATTAAACAACATTTTATCAGAAATAGAAATCATAACAACAGTTTCGTTAATATTAACAGCTATGTCCTCGTCTTCATCAATATCATTAGAATCTATTACTTTTTCTAAATTATAAGCCACCGCTAAATTCATAGAATCTTTAAGTGTCTTGGCATTACTTAATTTGGCAGGGTCAACTTTTGCCAAAGTAGCTCTCATTTGTTCTTTAGCCTTATTAGAGATTACAGCACCGCTTTTAAGCGTTTCAAACTTAGAATCACTTTCTTCAGTTAAGACATCGACGTCTTCTTTTAAAGATTCTATTTTGGTATTGTATTCAGTCACTCTAGTTTGAATTTTAGCAAACTTAGTTTCTAAGTCTTCTTTAGCTACTCTTGTTTTAAGCAGTTCACTTTTAATCTGCCCATTTTCTTGTTCTATAGCCACATACTTCTTTTTAGAGACACACGAAAAAGTGAGGGCAACTACTAATAAAATTGAAATTTTCTTCATAATTAAATGGATTTGGTTTACCTCATTTACGTAAGGAAAACAAAATCAGATCATGAAGCATTAAAATCTTTTTAATTCAAAATGTCGGTTCCTAAAAGCTGATCATTTTTATTATAATACCAGGCTCTATTCTTTGGCATTCTAATACCATTTACTAACTCTTCTTCAGTTAAGAGAATATACTCTCCGGAGTTGTTTTCTTGAACACTATTTTTGTCTGTTTTGTAGAATTGATAGACTTCCATGGCATAGGTTTCAGGATTAAAATAAAAGTACCAGATATCGTTACCTACTTCTGAATTATAGGTTACCCTTAAAACCAAATAATCCTTTCCTTTAAACGACTTTCTCTTAACGTTTGGGTGAATGATAGTTCCTGGATCTCTAAGTTTCATTGGTAAACCATACAAATACGTGTAGTAATTCTTTAATAATTCTGCACGCTTACAGTTTAAGTTATATTTTTTTAGGTCTACTTCCGAAATATTTTCTGAATCGTTTAAAGCGAAAGAACACGCTTTTTTACTAATTATCATTTCTATCTTTAAGGAATCTCTTTTCGTAATCGACTTAAAGTATTGGTTCGGTAAATCGATAGTTATAAAACTTTGACGAGGTAATTTGTTGGGAATTTGCATCGTTATATCAAGAGTTCCCTCGAAGTCTTGCCAATTATTATGTGGGTCATGATAGAGAATAGCTTTTTCTAGCAATTCTTTACCAGTTATTTGCTGCGAATACACTTGCAATGAAATGGCCAGCATAACAAAAAGTAAACTGTTTATTTTCATAATGATATTTTCTTATAAGATACAAAACAAAAAGACACCTTAACCAAGGTGTCTTTGTATCGTTTTTTAATCTTTATCCTTAAATATTTTCGGTTTTACTCTTCCTCTTCTACATTGTTGCTAGCTGCAGCTGTTGCGGGTTCTACTGTAGCATCATGCGAATTATAATATTCTTCCAAAAGGCTTATAGTTGCTGTTAACAGGTCTTTTGTTTCCAATAAAACGCCAAAATAAAGCGTCGTGTTTTTTGGACTGGATTCTTCAGTTCTTGTGCGCTCAACTTGCTTTTGGATTTTACGTGATATCGAATTAAATATGTCGTGTTTTTTCTCTAATACTGCTCCAATCTCGTCAAAAGAGCCCGACATGAATGCATTCTTCGTATTGGCAAATAATTCTTCTAAAGTAATGTCTATATCCTTTAATTCCCTTATTTGACTAAACTTTAATTTTTTGTGGTTATTGTTTACGTGCTTATAACTTGTATTCGATATATAGCCTAAAGATTGAGCCATATCTTGCAAGTACCTTAAAATACTTAAGTAGAAATTACTGGCATTAACACTTGGCTCATCAAGATTTTTAATAAAATAATAGATATTATCCTTTAAGTCCTCTATTTCATCCGTTAGTTTTTCAACTTGGGCTTTGTTCTTTTTTAATTTTTTTAAATCGTGTGTTGCCAGTCCTGCAACAGCATTAGTATATATTCTGTTACTTCTATTAATGACGTTGGCAATATTGCTAGCACTCTCTAAAATTACACCTTGTGTAGAACTGCTCTCTGCTCTTTGTAGGCTATCCTCTTCTTTAAGTTCTTTAGATTTCTTCCTGTGGCTTAAATAATTTCTAACCAGTACCAATATGGCAAAAGCAATTAAAGCCGCTAAAGCATAACCTCTACCATAATATAAAATCAAGGCCATTATGGCGGCAGCAACAAAAGCACATAGAGCTGTCATGAACCATCCACCAATAACATTAAGTACACCAGCTACTCTATATACAGCACTTTCACTTCCCCATGCTCTATCTGCTAAAGAAGTACCCATGGCGACCATAAAAGTAACGTAAGTGGTAGATAAAGGTAATTTCATTGAAGTTGCAATCGAAATAAGTACACTCGCTACCATTAAATTTACCGCAGCTCTCACCATATCGAAAGCCGGCATATCTTCTTTTTTTATAGCAGCCGAAATTACAGGTTTTTGAAACTGCTTTGAAATAACGCGTTTAGCAGCATTAGGCAACATACTGTTAATACTATCAGATGCTGCTATGGTCATTCTTACAATACTTCTGGATAGAAAATTTGGTTCAAAACGTTCTTTCACATCATCTTGACGTGATAAATCTACCGATGTTTTTACAACCGCTTTAGCTTTACTGGAAAACCAAAGCGTTAATACCATAATTAATCCAGCAATGAGCAGAATATAGGTAGGTGTGTGAATTTTGTTTGCCAAACTATCCATTCTGAACTCAGTAGCTAAAACACCTAATGTATTATGTGCTTCAGTATAATCTTGAAATGCCTGGTATGCTCCAGTTGTTGGTCCAATAAAATTCACCAAATCGTTCCCAGCAAAAGCCACTGCCAAAGCAAATGTTCCTATAATAATTATAATCTTATAGATGTTCGTCTTTAAGAATAGAATCAATGCAAAAGAGGCTAGCGTGAAAAATAAAAAGCCTCCCACCAAAACTATTTCAGTATTACCCGATATAAAGGCTTTTATACTATCGTTCATGAAGGTTGCATTCTTTATACCCTTTATAAGGATAAAATACATTATTGAAGTTACCGCAAAACCACTAAAAATTGCGCCATAAAACTTTGGCTTCTCATTAAAGTTGAATGATAACAGAAGTCGCGCCACGTACTGAATTAATGCACCAATAGAAAAGGCCACAACCACCGAGAGCAAGATTCCCAAAATGATTTCTATGGCTTTTTCATTATTAATGTAGTTGCCTAAGTCTAATAAAGACTGGCTGTTATCGGCAGAAATCTTTAAAATCGCCATACACACAGAGGCGCCTAAAAGTTCAAAAACAATCGATACAGTTGTAGATGTAGGTAAACCGAGTGTATTGAAAAAGTCTAATAATAATATATCGGTTATCATCACGGCCATAAAAATGATCATGATTTCATCGAAGACAAATTCTCCTGGAACAAAAATACCTTTACGGGCAATTTCCATCATGCCACTAGAAGATAGTGCCCCAAAAGCAACACCTACACTAGCAACAATCATAAGCGTTTTAAAAGAAACGGCCTTAGAACCAATAGCTGAATTCAAGAAGTTTACAGCATCATTACTTACACCAACTACCAAATCTGCAATTGCCAAAACAGCAAGTGCAACGATCATAAAAGTATAAATATCCATTCAGGAAAAAGTAAAATTATAAAGAGCAAATGTCAGATATTTTATTAAACCTAATGTTATGCTAATGTTATGTTCTTTACTCTAAATAATAAAAACTACGGTTAATAATGCTCAACAAACCAATATACACTTATGTTAACTTAATGTTACTAATTTTAAAAATATTAAAATATTGTTATTCAATTAGTTACAGTTTTAATGTTAATTTAATGTTATGTAAACGTTGTCTACTTGTAAATTTATACATATATTTGTTATGTAATTATTAATTAAAAACCCCACATATTATGAAAAAATATATCTTTATCCTTACAGTTTTATTTATAGGCACCTCTGTTTTTGCACAAGAAGATAAAAAAGTAACACACAAAACTATAGGAGACTTAATTGAAACCACCTACTTCTACGCAGATGGTAGCATACAACAACAAGGTACTTTTAATAAAGAAGGAAAACTACATGGCACCTGGACCAGTTTTGA
This genomic interval carries:
- a CDS encoding OmpA family protein, encoding MKKISILLVVALTFSCVSKKKYVAIEQENGQIKSELLKTRVAKEDLETKFAKIQTRVTEYNTKIESLKEDVDVLTEESDSKFETLKSGAVISNKAKEQMRATLAKVDPAKLSNAKTLKDSMNLAVAYNLEKVIDSNDIDEDEDIAVNINETVVMISISDKMLFNSGSYVVSSKADRILAKLADVIKSEPSLDVMVEGHTDSRGIHTEKITDNWDLSVLRATSVVRRLQHRFKVAPEQLIAAGRSSYQPITDNKTWKNRARNRRTRIVILPNIDKFFALMADEDTTLAENKILD
- a CDS encoding DUF6503 family protein; this encodes MKINSLLFVMLAISLQVYSQQITGKELLEKAILYHDPHNNWQDFEGTLDITMQIPNKLPRQSFITIDLPNQYFKSITKRDSLKIEMIISKKACSFALNDSENISEVDLKKYNLNCKRAELLKNYYTYLYGLPMKLRDPGTIIHPNVKRKSFKGKDYLVLRVTYNSEVGNDIWYFYFNPETYAMEVYQFYKTDKNSVQENNSGEYILLTEEELVNGIRMPKNRAWYYNKNDQLLGTDILN
- a CDS encoding inorganic phosphate transporter — protein: MDIYTFMIVALAVLAIADLVVGVSNDAVNFLNSAIGSKAVSFKTLMIVASVGVAFGALSSSGMMEIARKGIFVPGEFVFDEIMIIFMAVMITDILLLDFFNTLGLPTSTTVSIVFELLGASVCMAILKISADNSQSLLDLGNYINNEKAIEIILGILLSVVVAFSIGALIQYVARLLLSFNFNEKPKFYGAIFSGFAVTSIMYFILIKGIKNATFMNDSIKAFISGNTEIVLVGGFLFFTLASFALILFLKTNIYKIIIIIGTFALAVAFAGNDLVNFIGPTTGAYQAFQDYTEAHNTLGVLATEFRMDSLANKIHTPTYILLIAGLIMVLTLWFSSKAKAVVKTSVDLSRQDDVKERFEPNFLSRSIVRMTIAASDSINSMLPNAAKRVISKQFQKPVISAAIKKEDMPAFDMVRAAVNLMVASVLISIATSMKLPLSTTYVTFMVAMGTSLADRAWGSESAVYRVAGVLNVIGGWFMTALCAFVAAAIMALILYYGRGYALAALIAFAILVLVRNYLSHRKKSKELKEEDSLQRAESSSTQGVILESASNIANVINRSNRIYTNAVAGLATHDLKKLKKNKAQVEKLTDEIEDLKDNIYYFIKNLDEPSVNASNFYLSILRYLQDMAQSLGYISNTSYKHVNNNHKKLKFSQIRELKDIDITLEELFANTKNAFMSGSFDEIGAVLEKKHDIFNSISRKIQKQVERTRTEESSPKNTTLYFGVLLETKDLLTATISLLEEYYNSHDATVEPATAAASNNVEEEE
- a CDS encoding toxin-antitoxin system YwqK family antitoxin → MKKYIFILTVLFIGTSVFAQEDKKVTHKTIGDLIETTYFYADGSIQQQGTFNKEGKLHGTWTSFDTKGNKIAVGNYENGKKEGKWTFLVNGEIKEVDYVNSKVTKISKVDKAVSL